One genomic segment of Pongo abelii isolate AG06213 chromosome 13, NHGRI_mPonAbe1-v2.0_pri, whole genome shotgun sequence includes these proteins:
- the UAP1L1 gene encoding UDP-N-acetylhexosamine pyrophosphorylase-like protein 1 isoform X1, with amino-acid sequence MASEQDVRARLQRAGQEHLLRFWAELAPEPRAALLEELALLEPEALREHCRRAAEACARPHGPPPDLAVRLRPLPPQRVGRASRSDPETRRRWEEEGFRQISLNKVAVLLLAGGQGTRLGVTYPKGMYRVGLPSRKTLYQLQAERIRRVEQLASERHGTRCTVPWYVMTSEFTLGPTAEFFREHNFFHLDPANVVMFEQRLLPAVTFDGKVILERKDKVAMAPDGNGGLYCALEDHKILEDMERRGVEFVHVYCVDNILVRLADPVFIGFCVLQGADCGAKVVEKAYPEEPVGVVCQVDGVPQVVEYSEISPETAQLRASDGSLLYNAGNICNHFFTRGFLKAVTREFEPLLKPHVAVKKVPYVDEEGNLVKPLKPNGIKMEKFVFDVFRFAKNFVAFEVLREEEFSPLKNAEPADRDSPRTSRRALLTQHYRWALRAGAHFLDAHGAWLPELPGLPPNGDPPAICEISPLVSYSGEVRAAHPYLGLFWSQVWNTIWGEVAAWVETAQLYLS; translated from the exons ATGGCCTCGGAGCAGGACGTGCGCGCCCGGCTGCAGCGCGCTGGCCAGGAGCACCTCCTGCGCTTCTGGGCCGAGCTGGCGCCGGAGCCGCGAGCCGCGCTGCTGGAGGAGCTGGCGCTGCTGGAGCCCGAGGCGCTGCGCGAGCACTGCCGGCGGGCGGCGGAGGCCTGCGCGCGCCCCCACGGCCCGCCGCCCGACTTGGCCGTGCGCCTGCGGCCCCTGCCCCCCCAGCGCGTGGGCAGGGCCAGCCGCAGCGACCCCGAGACGCGGCGGCGCTGGGAGGAGGAAG GTTTCCGTCAGATTTCCCTGAACAAGGTGGCCGTCCTGCTGCTGGCGGGGGGGCAGGGCACTCGCCTGGGCGTGACCTACCCCAAGGGTATGTACCGTGTGGGGCTGCCCAGCCGGAAGACCCTGTACCAGCTGCAGGCGGAGCGGATTCGGCGGGTGGAGCAGCTGGCCAGTGAGCGCCACGGGACCCGCTGCACCGTCCCCTG GTACGTCATGACCAGCGAGTTCACTCTGGGGCCCACGGCCGAGTTCTTCAGGGAGCACAACTTCTTCCACCTGGACCCCGCCAACGTGGTCATGTTTGAGCAGCGCCTGCTGCCTGCTGTGACCTTTGATGGCAAGGTTATCCTGGAGCGGAAAGACAAAGTTGCCATGGCCCCAG ACGGCAACGGGGGCCTCTACTGCGCGCTGGAGGACCACAAGATCCTGGAGGACATGGAGCGCCGGGGAGTGGAGTTTGTGCACGTGTACTGTGTGGACAACATCCTGGTGCGGCTGGCAGACCCTGTCTTCATCGGCTTCTGTGTGTTGCAGGGCGCAGACTGTGGCGCCAAG GTGGTGGAAAAGGCATACCCCGAGGAGCCCGTGGGCGTGGTGTGCCAGGTGGACGGCGTCCCCCAGGTGGTGGAGTACAGCGAGATCAGTCCTGAGACCGCACAGCTACGTGCCTCCGACGGCAGCCTGCTGTACAATGCAGGCAACATCTGCAACCACTTCTTCACCCGAGGCTTCCTTAAGGCGGTCACTAG GGAGTTTGAGCCTTTGCTGAAGCCACACGTGGCTGTGAAGAAGGTCCCGTATGTGGATGAGGAGGGGAATCTGGTAAAGCCGCTAAAACCGAACGGGATAAAGATGGAGAAGTTTGTGTTTGATGTGTTCCGGTTTGCTAA GAACTTTGTTGCCTTTGAAGTGCTACGGGAGGAGGAATTTTCCCCACTGAAGAATGCAGAGCCGGCTGACAGGGATAGTCCCCGCACCTCTCGCCGGGCCCTGCTCACCCAGCACTACCGGTGGGCTCTGCGGGCCGGGGCCCACTTCCTGGATGCCCATGGGGCCTGGCTCCCAGAGCTACCCGG CTTGCCCCCAAATGGAGACCCTCCGGCCATCTGTGAGATATCGCCCTTGGTGTCTTACTCTGGAGAGGTGAGAGCTGCCCATCCCTATCTGGGGCTTTTCTGGAGTCAGGTTTGGAATACCATCTGGGGAGAGGTGGCTGCTTGGGTGGAGACGGCACAGCTCTACCTCAGTTAA
- the UAP1L1 gene encoding UDP-N-acetylhexosamine pyrophosphorylase-like protein 1 isoform X2, whose translation MASEQDVRARLQRAGQEHLLRFWAELAPEPRAALLEELALLEPEALREHCRRAAEACARPHGPPPDLAVRLRPLPPQRVGRASRSDPETRRRWEEEGFRQISLNKVAVLLLAGGQGTRLGVTYPKGMYRVGLPSRKTLYQLQAERIRRVEQLASERHGTRCTVPWYVMTSEFTLGPTAEFFREHNFFHLDPANVVMFEQRLLPAVTFDGKVILERKDKVAMAPDGNGGLYCALEDHKILEDMERRGVEFVHVYCVDNILVRLADPVFIGFCVLQGADCGAKVVEKAYPEEPVGVVCQVDGVPQVVEYSEISPETAQLRASDGSLLYNAGNICNHFFTRGFLKAVTREFEPLLKPHVAVKKVPYVDEEGNLVKPLKPNGIKMEKFVFDVFRFAKNFVAFEVLREEEFSPLKNAEPADRDSPRTSRRALLTQHYRWALRAGAHFLDAHGAWLPELPGLPPNGDPPAICEISPLVSYSGEGLEVYLQGREFQSPLILDEDQARELQPQES comes from the exons ATGGCCTCGGAGCAGGACGTGCGCGCCCGGCTGCAGCGCGCTGGCCAGGAGCACCTCCTGCGCTTCTGGGCCGAGCTGGCGCCGGAGCCGCGAGCCGCGCTGCTGGAGGAGCTGGCGCTGCTGGAGCCCGAGGCGCTGCGCGAGCACTGCCGGCGGGCGGCGGAGGCCTGCGCGCGCCCCCACGGCCCGCCGCCCGACTTGGCCGTGCGCCTGCGGCCCCTGCCCCCCCAGCGCGTGGGCAGGGCCAGCCGCAGCGACCCCGAGACGCGGCGGCGCTGGGAGGAGGAAG GTTTCCGTCAGATTTCCCTGAACAAGGTGGCCGTCCTGCTGCTGGCGGGGGGGCAGGGCACTCGCCTGGGCGTGACCTACCCCAAGGGTATGTACCGTGTGGGGCTGCCCAGCCGGAAGACCCTGTACCAGCTGCAGGCGGAGCGGATTCGGCGGGTGGAGCAGCTGGCCAGTGAGCGCCACGGGACCCGCTGCACCGTCCCCTG GTACGTCATGACCAGCGAGTTCACTCTGGGGCCCACGGCCGAGTTCTTCAGGGAGCACAACTTCTTCCACCTGGACCCCGCCAACGTGGTCATGTTTGAGCAGCGCCTGCTGCCTGCTGTGACCTTTGATGGCAAGGTTATCCTGGAGCGGAAAGACAAAGTTGCCATGGCCCCAG ACGGCAACGGGGGCCTCTACTGCGCGCTGGAGGACCACAAGATCCTGGAGGACATGGAGCGCCGGGGAGTGGAGTTTGTGCACGTGTACTGTGTGGACAACATCCTGGTGCGGCTGGCAGACCCTGTCTTCATCGGCTTCTGTGTGTTGCAGGGCGCAGACTGTGGCGCCAAG GTGGTGGAAAAGGCATACCCCGAGGAGCCCGTGGGCGTGGTGTGCCAGGTGGACGGCGTCCCCCAGGTGGTGGAGTACAGCGAGATCAGTCCTGAGACCGCACAGCTACGTGCCTCCGACGGCAGCCTGCTGTACAATGCAGGCAACATCTGCAACCACTTCTTCACCCGAGGCTTCCTTAAGGCGGTCACTAG GGAGTTTGAGCCTTTGCTGAAGCCACACGTGGCTGTGAAGAAGGTCCCGTATGTGGATGAGGAGGGGAATCTGGTAAAGCCGCTAAAACCGAACGGGATAAAGATGGAGAAGTTTGTGTTTGATGTGTTCCGGTTTGCTAA GAACTTTGTTGCCTTTGAAGTGCTACGGGAGGAGGAATTTTCCCCACTGAAGAATGCAGAGCCGGCTGACAGGGATAGTCCCCGCACCTCTCGCCGGGCCCTGCTCACCCAGCACTACCGGTGGGCTCTGCGGGCCGGGGCCCACTTCCTGGATGCCCATGGGGCCTGGCTCCCAGAGCTACCCGG CTTGCCCCCAAATGGAGACCCTCCGGCCATCTGTGAGATATCGCCCTTGGTGTCTTACTCTGGAGAG GGTTTAGAGGTGTACCTGCAAGGCCGGGAGTTCCAGTCCCCGCTCATCCTGGATGAAGACCAGGCCAGGGAGCTGCAGCCGCAGGAGTCCTGA